The sequence GATGATTACCAACGATCCCGACCACGCCAAAGTGGTGGTCAACATCAAGTTGCAGTAAAAAGAATGTTCAATCTTCAATGTTCAATGTCATATGGAACATCCCGAAAATAGCTCAGAATATGCAGGCTTGCAGGTAAACAGTGGGGTAGAGCAACCCTCTATCGTTAACCCCTACCTCAAGCGTGGTCGTTTCCGTCGTCACGAACTCTCTGTAGGTGAGATGGTAGAAGGCATCCTCAAGGGCGATGTCACCATCCTCTCGCAGGCTGTTACGCTGATTGAGAGTGTGAATCCCGACCATCAGGCCCGTGCTCAGGAGGTGATCAACAAGTGCTTGCCTTATAGTGGCAATTCCATCCGCATTGGTATCAGTGGTGTACCAGGTGCAGGTAAAAGTACCTCGATCGACGAGTTCGGTATGCACGTACTCAAGGAGAAGGGTGGAAAGCTGGCTGTGCTGGCCATCGACCCTAGTAGTGAGCGCACCAAGGGCTCGATTCTGGGCGATAAAACACGTATGGAAAAGTTGGCACAACATCCGTCGTCGTTCATACGTCCTAGCCCATCAGCTGGCTCGTTGGGAGGTGTGGCCCGCAAGACTCGCGAGACGATTATTCTGTGCGAGGCCGCTGGTTTCGATAAGATATTTGTTGAGACCGTGGGTGTTGGTCAGAGCGAAACAGCCTGCCACTCGATGGTAGATTTCTTCCTGCTCATTCAGGTGGCTGGTACCGGCGACGAGTTGCAGGGTATTAAGCGCGGCATTATGGAGATAAGCGATGGCATCGTGATTAATAAGTGCGATGGCGATAATGTGGATCGTTGCCAGATGGCGGCTACCAATTTCCGTAATGCCCTCCACTTCTTCCCCATGCCCGATAGCGGTTGGAGTCCTAAGGTGCTATGCTACAGTGGATTCTACGGTACAGGCGTAAAAGAGATATTCGACATGATTTACGAGTATATCGATTTTGTAAAGGCCAACGGCTATTTTGCCTATCGTCGCAATGAGCAGGCTAAATACTGGATGTACGAGAGCATCAACGAGCATCTGCGACTCAACTTCTACAACAATCCCGCCATCCAGGCTCAGTTGGGCACCGCCGAAACTGCTGTTCTCGCAGGTCAGAAAACATCGTTCGTAGCTGCTCAGGATCTTCTCGACGAATATTTCTCTTTGCTCAAAAAATAATGTTTAATCTTTAATGTTTAATGTTTAATATTTAATCATTCATGATTATCGAAATAGATAACGGCAGTGGTTTCTGCTTCGGAGTTACCACCGCTATCAAAAAAGCCGAAGAAGAGCTCGCTCAGGGCGAAACACTCTATTGTTTAGGTGATATTGTACACAACGGTATGGAGTGCGAACGCCTGCGCGAGATGGGACTCATTACCATTAATCACGACCAGATGCGCGAACTGCACAACGCCAAAGTGTTGCTGCGTGCCCATGGCGAGCCTCCCGAAACCTACGAACTGGCCCGCAAAAACAATATCGAGATTATCGATGCTACCTGCCCTGTGGTGCTGAAACTGCAGAAGCGTATCAAGGAGCAGTACGAAACCTCGCCCAATCTTCCCGAAGGTGAGGAGGCACAGATTGTGATTTTTGGTAAGAAAGGTCATGCCGAAGTGCTTGGTCTGGTGGGTCAGACTCATAGTAGTGCGATTGTGATTGAGAGTAGCGACGAGGTGACTAAGCTTGATTTTACCCGCGATATCTACCTGTATTCGCAGACCACGAAATCGCTCGACGAGTTCCGTCGCATCATCGATTATATCCAGACGCATATCTCGCCCAACGCCACGTTTAAGAGTTTCGATACCATCTGTCGTTCGGTAGCCAACCGCATGCCCAATATCTCGCAGTTTGCCACCAAGCACGATCTGGTACTCTTTGTGTGTGGCCGAAAGAGTTCAAACGGCAAGGTGCTTTACAACGAGTGCCTGCGTGTAAACCCCAATACCCACCTGATTGAGGACCCACAGGAGATTGAGCCCGAGTGGTTGAAGGGTATCGAGAGTGTAGGTATTTGTGGTGCCACCAGCACGCCCCGTTGGTTGATGGAGCAGTGCCGCGACGCCATTCAGAATATGCAGCAATGATACAGGTAAGTGTGTCTTCCGAAATATCCAGCGTGTGCCCCAATTTTGTGGGGGCATGCGTTGAGGCTCAGGTGGTAAATACGCCTTATAGCGACCGTTTGTGGCATGCTATCCACGAGGTTGAGGAACGTTTGCGCCAAGAGCTTACTACCGAAAGCGTAAAGTCGTTGCCATCTATCGCCGCCACACGTGCGGTATATAAGTTATGTGGCAAGGATCCCTCACGCTATCGTCCTGCCTCTGAGCAGCTTATCCGTCGAATGCTACAGGGAAAGGAGCTTTACCAGATTGATACGTTGGTAGATCTGGTAAACCTGG is a genomic window of Xylanibacter ruminicola 23 containing:
- a CDS encoding 4-hydroxy-3-methylbut-2-enyl diphosphate reductase; translated protein: MIIEIDNGSGFCFGVTTAIKKAEEELAQGETLYCLGDIVHNGMECERLREMGLITINHDQMRELHNAKVLLRAHGEPPETYELARKNNIEIIDATCPVVLKLQKRIKEQYETSPNLPEGEEAQIVIFGKKGHAEVLGLVGQTHSSAIVIESSDEVTKLDFTRDIYLYSQTTKSLDEFRRIIDYIQTHISPNATFKSFDTICRSVANRMPNISQFATKHDLVLFVCGRKSSNGKVLYNECLRVNPNTHLIEDPQEIEPEWLKGIESVGICGATSTPRWLMEQCRDAIQNMQQ
- the meaB gene encoding methylmalonyl Co-A mutase-associated GTPase MeaB, which translates into the protein MEHPENSSEYAGLQVNSGVEQPSIVNPYLKRGRFRRHELSVGEMVEGILKGDVTILSQAVTLIESVNPDHQARAQEVINKCLPYSGNSIRIGISGVPGAGKSTSIDEFGMHVLKEKGGKLAVLAIDPSSERTKGSILGDKTRMEKLAQHPSSFIRPSPSAGSLGGVARKTRETIILCEAAGFDKIFVETVGVGQSETACHSMVDFFLLIQVAGTGDELQGIKRGIMEISDGIVINKCDGDNVDRCQMAATNFRNALHFFPMPDSGWSPKVLCYSGFYGTGVKEIFDMIYEYIDFVKANGYFAYRRNEQAKYWMYESINEHLRLNFYNNPAIQAQLGTAETAVLAGQKTSFVAAQDLLDEYFSLLKK